A single window of Gossypium arboreum isolate Shixiya-1 chromosome 13, ASM2569848v2, whole genome shotgun sequence DNA harbors:
- the LOC128286780 gene encoding proline-rich receptor-like protein kinase PERK2 yields MASFNCFALAFLMALSFASIDVGVAARHLLQQPQTQSLPSFPNLPTPSRPSFPWPGALPPLPTTLPTGLPPLPSIPSVPTIPTAIPPIPFSFPPLPSFPNLPNLGALPPLPTTFPRGRPSPKHSLVPTTPTTVPLFLSFPHHLLVLLLEIPHFFIYCILDLV; encoded by the coding sequence ATGGCCTCTTTCAATTGCTTTGCTTTAGCATTCTTGATGGCTTTGTCATTTGCAAGCATTGATGTTGGGGTAGCAGCTCGTCACCTTCTACAGCAGCCTCAAACGCAAAGTTTGCCATCTTTCCCTAATCTCCCAACGCCATCCCGACCATCATTCCCATGGCCTGGAGCGCTTCCTCCACTTCCTACCACATTGCCAACAGGACTGCCCCCTCTGCCAAGCATTCCCTCAGTCCCCACAATCCCAACTGCAATTCCCCCTATTCCTTTCTCTTTTCCACCATTGCCATCTTTCCCTAATCTCCCAAACCTTGGGGCCCTTCCTCCACTTCCTACCACATTTCCAAGAGGGCGCCCCTCTCCCAAGCATTCCTTGGTCCCCACAACCCCAACTACAGTTCCTCTATTCCTTTCTTTTCCCCACCACCTTCTCGTTCTACTCCTTGAAATACCCCATTTTTTTATCTACTGTATACTGGATCTGGTTTAA
- the LOC128286779 gene encoding vegetative cell wall protein gp1-like — translation MASFNCFALAFLMALSFASIDVGVAARHLLQQPQMQSLPSFPNLPTPSQPSFPWPGALPPLPTTLPTGLPPLPSIPSVPTIPTAIPPIPFSFPPLPSFPILPNLGALPPLPTTLPRGLPPLPSIPSVPTTPTTVPSITFFSPPPSRSTP, via the coding sequence ATGGCCTCTTTCAATTGCTTTGCTTTAGCATTCTTGATGGCTTTGTCATTTGCAAGCATTGATGTTGGGGTAGCAGCTCGTCACCTTCTGCAGCAGCCTCAAATGCAAAGTTTGCCATCTTTCCCTAATCTCCCAACGCCATCCCAACCATCATTCCCATGGCCTGGGGCGCTTCCTCCACTTCCTACCACATTGCCAACAGGACTGCCCCCTCTGCCAAGCATTCCCTCAGTCCCCACAATCCCAACTGCAATTCCCCCTATTCCTTTCTCTTTTCCACCATTGCCATCTTTCCCTATTCTCCCAAACCTTGGAGCGCTTCCTCCACTTCCTACCACATTGCCAAGAGGACTGCCCCCTCTGCCAAGCATTCCTTCAGTCCCCACAACCCCAACTACAGTTCCCTCTATTACTTTCTTTTCTCCACCACCTTCTCGTTCTACTCCTTGA